One window of the Arthrobacter sp. zg-Y919 genome contains the following:
- the smc gene encoding chromosome segregation protein SMC — protein MHLKTLTMRGFKSFASATTFEFEPGVTAVVGPNGSGKSNVVDALAWVMGEQGAKTLRGGKMEDVIFAGTSGRSPLGRAQVSLTIDNADGALPIEYSEVTISRTLFRAGGSEYAINGTPCRLLDIQELLSDSGLGREMHVIVGQGQLDKVLHASAEERRGFIEEAAGILKHRRRKEKTLRKLDAMQANLARVTDLTAELRRQLGPLGKQAAVARRAKTVQQDVRDARSRLLADDLATLTAAFEKEAADESALKARRLEVEAAVNSGRQRQAELEAQAAQAAPQLNAARDTWYELSSLQERFRSLSALAAERARLLGAVEPDAGSGRDPEQLQASADRVRAEAAALETEIEDRRARLDDAVEIREAAEEEAADEEKRYAGLLRAAADRREGLARLAGQMEAARSRVASAQSELGRLQKSITAAEARRAGAQEEFGQLEGSAAGAEAGEADLDAEYEEAQAALEEAQEALQQLRLTEGEAVREAENLAARREALAVGLDRRDGSAALRAAGLSGVLEPLADLISVKPGSERTVAAALGTAADALAADDIDAAARALRHLKDTGEGQAELVVGGTPTPAVELPAHLPPGAVPVLSLISADAKVQDALNALLGNAVAVQDLDAAVGLVSLHPGATAVTADGDVLTAFGARGGSASAPGLLEISAAVEETDARLSAARTRAEEARAGIGEATARADVCRARTDAALAALHESDARLAAVAERLGTLGSALRAASGEADRLAALVSVAEANVVDEEAKLAAVSERLATAGEEPQSEEEPSADRRDALALAAASARQAEMDARLGLRSTEEQLKAVSGRAESLERAAAAERRARIAAAERSRLRSLQRARAVAVGAAADAVLAHLQVSLGLASGERDRAEETRTAREAELAAVRSSNNDAAAELARLTDSVHRDELARAQQRLRIEALETRALEELGMTAEHLVANFGPDQPVPVPAEPDAGDKWAALHAPVDEDGNPLLDGIPYVRAEQEKRLKRAERDLAALGKVNPLALEEFAALEERHQFLSTQLEDLKATRKDLLDIIADVDRRVEEVFTAAYRDTAKQFEHVFGRLFPGGEGRLILTDPDNMLTTGIEVHARPAGKKIKRLSLLSGGERSLTAVALLVAIFKARPSPFYVMDEVEAALDDTNLGRLITIFEELRESSQLIVITHQKRTMEVADALYGVTMRGDGVSTVISQRIERTPAEQE, from the coding sequence GTGCATCTGAAGACCCTGACTATGCGAGGATTCAAGTCCTTCGCATCGGCCACCACCTTTGAGTTCGAACCCGGCGTCACCGCGGTTGTGGGTCCCAACGGGTCCGGCAAGTCCAATGTGGTGGACGCCCTGGCCTGGGTGATGGGCGAACAGGGTGCCAAAACCCTGCGCGGTGGAAAAATGGAGGACGTGATCTTCGCCGGCACCTCGGGCCGGTCACCCCTGGGCCGAGCCCAGGTCTCGCTGACCATCGACAACGCCGACGGCGCCCTGCCGATCGAGTACTCCGAGGTCACCATCTCGCGCACGCTCTTCCGCGCCGGTGGATCCGAGTACGCCATCAACGGCACCCCCTGCCGGCTCCTCGATATCCAGGAACTGCTTTCCGACTCCGGGTTGGGCCGGGAGATGCACGTCATCGTCGGCCAGGGGCAGTTGGACAAGGTGCTGCATGCCTCCGCGGAGGAGCGGCGCGGCTTTATCGAGGAAGCCGCAGGCATCCTCAAGCACCGGCGCCGCAAGGAAAAGACCCTGCGCAAGCTGGACGCGATGCAGGCGAACCTGGCCCGGGTCACCGACCTGACGGCCGAACTGCGCCGCCAGCTGGGACCGCTGGGCAAGCAGGCCGCCGTCGCCCGCCGGGCAAAGACCGTGCAGCAGGATGTCCGGGACGCCCGGTCGCGCCTGCTGGCCGATGACTTGGCCACCCTGACGGCGGCCTTTGAAAAGGAAGCCGCCGACGAATCCGCCCTGAAGGCACGCCGGCTGGAGGTTGAAGCCGCCGTGAACAGCGGCCGGCAGCGCCAGGCTGAACTGGAGGCACAGGCCGCCCAGGCGGCACCGCAGCTGAACGCGGCGCGGGACACCTGGTACGAACTGTCGTCCCTGCAGGAACGCTTCCGTTCCCTGTCCGCTCTCGCGGCCGAACGCGCCCGCCTGCTGGGGGCCGTGGAACCCGACGCCGGCAGCGGCCGTGATCCGGAGCAGCTGCAGGCCTCGGCGGACCGGGTGCGGGCCGAGGCTGCCGCACTCGAGACCGAAATTGAGGACCGGCGGGCACGGCTGGATGATGCCGTGGAGATCCGCGAGGCGGCTGAAGAAGAAGCGGCAGACGAGGAAAAGCGGTATGCCGGCCTGCTCCGGGCCGCGGCGGACCGCCGGGAGGGCCTGGCCCGGCTGGCCGGCCAGATGGAGGCGGCCCGGTCACGTGTGGCCTCCGCGCAGTCCGAGCTGGGCAGGCTGCAGAAGTCCATCACGGCTGCGGAGGCACGCCGTGCCGGTGCGCAGGAAGAGTTTGGACAGCTGGAGGGATCGGCCGCCGGCGCCGAAGCCGGTGAAGCGGACCTGGACGCGGAGTACGAAGAAGCGCAGGCCGCGCTGGAGGAAGCCCAGGAGGCGCTGCAGCAGCTGCGGCTGACCGAGGGGGAGGCCGTCCGCGAAGCGGAGAACCTTGCGGCCCGCCGCGAGGCGCTCGCCGTCGGCCTGGACCGTAGGGACGGCAGCGCCGCCCTCCGCGCGGCCGGGTTGAGCGGGGTGCTGGAACCGCTCGCGGATTTGATCAGCGTGAAGCCGGGGTCCGAACGGACGGTTGCTGCGGCCCTCGGTACGGCTGCCGACGCCCTGGCCGCCGATGACATTGACGCCGCCGCGCGTGCCCTGCGCCATCTGAAGGACACCGGGGAGGGGCAGGCGGAACTGGTGGTGGGTGGAACTCCCACCCCGGCCGTGGAACTGCCGGCGCACCTGCCGCCCGGCGCGGTGCCGGTGCTGTCGCTGATCAGCGCTGACGCCAAGGTCCAGGACGCACTCAACGCGCTGCTGGGCAACGCCGTGGCCGTGCAGGACCTGGACGCGGCAGTCGGGCTGGTGTCCCTCCATCCCGGGGCCACCGCCGTCACCGCCGACGGTGATGTCCTAACGGCGTTCGGCGCCCGGGGGGGATCGGCCTCGGCTCCGGGCCTGCTGGAGATTTCCGCCGCAGTCGAAGAAACGGATGCCCGTCTGTCGGCTGCACGGACCCGGGCGGAGGAGGCCCGGGCCGGGATCGGGGAGGCAACAGCGCGGGCGGATGTCTGCCGCGCCCGCACGGACGCCGCCCTGGCGGCCCTGCACGAATCCGATGCCCGGCTCGCCGCAGTTGCCGAACGGCTCGGCACCCTGGGGTCGGCGCTGCGCGCCGCCTCGGGTGAAGCGGACCGGCTCGCCGCCCTGGTGTCCGTCGCCGAAGCGAACGTGGTGGACGAGGAAGCGAAACTGGCTGCGGTGTCCGAGCGCCTCGCCACCGCCGGTGAGGAACCCCAATCCGAGGAGGAACCGTCAGCCGACCGGCGGGACGCCCTGGCCCTGGCAGCCGCCTCCGCCCGGCAGGCGGAAATGGATGCCCGGTTGGGCCTGCGGTCCACCGAAGAACAGCTCAAGGCCGTCTCCGGCCGCGCCGAATCCCTGGAACGTGCAGCCGCGGCCGAACGCCGGGCCCGGATTGCCGCCGCCGAGCGGTCACGTCTCCGGTCCCTGCAGCGTGCCCGGGCCGTTGCCGTCGGCGCGGCAGCGGATGCCGTTCTGGCCCACCTGCAGGTCTCCCTGGGGCTCGCGTCCGGAGAGCGGGACCGTGCCGAGGAAACCCGGACCGCCCGCGAGGCCGAGCTGGCCGCCGTCCGCAGCAGCAATAACGATGCCGCGGCGGAACTGGCCCGGCTCACGGACTCGGTCCACCGCGACGAACTGGCCCGGGCGCAGCAGCGCCTGCGCATCGAGGCCCTCGAAACCCGCGCCCTGGAAGAGCTGGGCATGACGGCGGAGCATCTGGTGGCCAACTTCGGGCCGGACCAGCCCGTGCCGGTGCCCGCCGAGCCGGATGCCGGTGATAAGTGGGCTGCCCTGCACGCACCGGTGGACGAGGACGGCAATCCGCTGCTGGACGGCATCCCGTACGTCCGGGCAGAGCAGGAAAAACGGCTGAAGCGCGCCGAACGCGATCTGGCGGCGCTGGGGAAGGTCAACCCCCTGGCACTGGAGGAATTCGCCGCGCTGGAGGAACGCCACCAGTTCCTGTCCACCCAGCTGGAGGACCTCAAGGCCACCCGTAAGGACCTGCTGGACATCATTGCCGACGTCGACCGCCGGGTCGAGGAGGTCTTCACCGCCGCCTACCGGGACACCGCCAAACAGTTCGAGCACGTATTCGGCCGGTTGTTCCCGGGCGGGGAGGGGCGCCTGATCCTGACCGACCCGGACAACATGCTCACTACCGGCATCGAGGTCCATGCCCGTCCCGCCGGCAAGAAGATCAAACGGCTGTCGCTGCTCTCCGGCGGGGAACGGTCACTGACGGCGGTGGCGCTGCTGGTGGCCATCTTCAAGGCCCGGCCTTCGCCGTTCTATGTCATGGATGAGGTGGAAGCAGCCCTGGACGACACGAACCTCGGCCGGCTGATCACCATTTTCGAAGAGCTGCGCGAGTCCAGCCAGCTGATCGTCATCACCCACCAGAAGCGCACCATGGAGGTGGCCGACGCGCTCTACGGCGTAACGATGCGGGGCGACGGCGTGTCCACCGTCATCAGCCAGCGGATCGAGCGCACGCCCGCGGAACAGGAGTAG
- a CDS encoding glutamine amidotransferase translates to MKPFLLLATRAEDDAADEEYASFLRFGGLEEEQLHRVRLEAGPLPPVDLEDYSGVIVGGGPFNSSDPEESKSPVQLRVESEMAKLLDDVVARDFPFFGACYGVGTLGRHQGATVDRRYGEPVGPVEVHLTPEGRRDPLLEGIPDSFAAYVGHKEAVAELPPHAVNLAGSATCPVQMFRVGSNLYATQFHPELDVAGLLTRISVYRNAGYFPPEEAQTVMDAARGTAVHVPPRVLRNFVSRYAS, encoded by the coding sequence ATGAAGCCTTTCCTGCTCCTGGCCACACGCGCCGAAGATGACGCCGCCGACGAGGAATATGCCTCCTTCCTGCGCTTCGGCGGCCTCGAGGAGGAGCAGCTGCACCGGGTCCGCCTCGAAGCCGGACCGCTGCCCCCGGTGGACCTGGAGGACTACAGCGGGGTGATTGTGGGCGGCGGGCCGTTCAACTCCAGCGATCCGGAGGAATCCAAGTCACCCGTCCAGCTGCGCGTGGAGTCGGAGATGGCCAAGCTGCTTGACGACGTCGTTGCCCGCGACTTCCCGTTCTTCGGCGCCTGCTACGGCGTAGGTACCCTCGGCCGGCACCAGGGGGCCACCGTGGACCGCCGGTACGGCGAGCCCGTGGGGCCGGTGGAGGTCCACCTCACCCCGGAAGGCCGCCGGGATCCGCTGCTGGAGGGGATCCCGGACAGCTTTGCCGCCTATGTGGGACACAAGGAGGCGGTCGCCGAACTTCCGCCGCATGCGGTGAACCTTGCCGGTTCAGCCACCTGCCCGGTGCAGATGTTCCGGGTCGGGTCCAACCTGTACGCCACCCAGTTCCATCCGGAGCTGGACGTGGCCGGGCTGCTGACGCGGATCTCCGTGTACCGGAACGCCGGCTATTTCCCGCCGGAAGAGGCCCAGACGGTGATGGACGCGGCCCGGGGAACGGCCGTGCATGTGCCGCCCCGGGTGCTGCGGAACTTCGTTAGCCGCTACGCCTCGTAG